In one Pseudarthrobacter sp. NBSH8 genomic region, the following are encoded:
- a CDS encoding urea amidolyase associated protein UAAP2, protein MNTATETLTPPTAAATARDAALADGAVILDEYVEARGPWSAVVAAGDVLTIVDLEGNQAVDCLLYAADDTEVRYSASVTLAAQRSIVLTTGSVLRSDAGLPMMTVVADEVGVHDTIGGACSQESNTLRYGQHTREQHACVENFLIEGSRWGLGKRDLVSNINWFMNVPVDPDGALGIVDGLSAPGKRVALRAEVDTLVLVSNCPQINNPCNGFNPTPVRMIVTRPDAAL, encoded by the coding sequence ATGAACACCGCCACTGAAACCCTGACACCCCCGACCGCCGCCGCGACTGCCAGGGACGCGGCGCTCGCGGACGGCGCAGTCATCCTGGATGAATACGTCGAAGCACGCGGACCCTGGTCCGCCGTCGTGGCCGCCGGGGACGTCCTGACCATCGTGGACCTGGAAGGCAACCAGGCGGTGGACTGCCTGCTCTACGCGGCAGACGACACGGAGGTGCGCTACTCCGCGTCTGTCACCCTCGCCGCACAGCGCTCCATCGTGCTGACCACCGGCTCGGTGCTCCGGTCCGACGCCGGCCTGCCGATGATGACGGTGGTGGCGGATGAAGTTGGCGTGCACGACACCATCGGCGGGGCCTGCTCGCAGGAATCCAACACGCTGCGCTACGGGCAGCACACCCGTGAACAGCATGCCTGCGTGGAGAACTTCCTGATCGAAGGTTCGCGCTGGGGACTCGGTAAGCGTGACCTGGTCTCCAACATCAACTGGTTCATGAACGTTCCCGTTGATCCGGACGGAGCCCTCGGGATCGTGGACGGTCTCTCCGCCCCGGGGAAACGGGTGGCCCTCCGGGCTGAAGTGGACACCCTGGTGCTGGTTTCCAACTGCCCTCAGATCAACAATCCGTGCAACGGGTTCAATCCCACGCCGGTCCGCATGATCGTCACCCGCCCGGACGCTGCCCTGTGA
- a CDS encoding alpha-amylase family protein yields MNEPHWVQHAIWWQVYPLGFVGAEKTATPEPAADHRLLDLVPWLDYAVELGASGLALGPIFASETHGYDTTDYFRIDPRLGSEQDFDTLVAEAHRRGLRILLDGVFNHTGRSFAPFQNVLVRGPEADTASWFSLEWPEGAAPGVEPAYRDFEGHHHLVALNHDEPAVADFVVEVMEHWLRRGADGWRLDAAYAVPSSFWAPVTERVRSSHPDAYFVGEYIHGDYAAEVRSGGLDSATQYELWKAVWSSLNDANFFELAAAFERHNALLGSYAPLTFIGNHDVTRIASKLTDAALVPHAVVVLLTVGGTPSIYYGDEQGYRGVKEDRAGGDDDVRPLFPSSPDQLSALGGPIFAVHQELIGVRRRNPWLHRATTDVLQLSNEVLAYRIAVDADALVVALNLSHDTQRISAAGATAVVAGQATVDVGADAVLVPPRGWAVLG; encoded by the coding sequence ATGAACGAACCTCACTGGGTCCAGCACGCCATCTGGTGGCAGGTCTATCCCCTCGGCTTCGTGGGCGCGGAGAAGACCGCGACGCCGGAACCCGCCGCTGACCACCGGTTGCTGGACCTTGTCCCGTGGCTGGACTACGCGGTGGAACTCGGGGCGTCGGGGCTGGCCCTCGGCCCCATCTTCGCGTCGGAGACGCACGGGTACGACACCACGGATTACTTCCGGATCGATCCCCGGCTCGGATCCGAGCAGGACTTCGACACCCTGGTGGCAGAGGCACACCGCCGCGGACTGCGCATACTGCTCGACGGCGTCTTCAACCACACCGGGCGCTCCTTTGCGCCGTTCCAAAATGTCCTCGTACGCGGGCCGGAGGCGGACACCGCCTCGTGGTTCTCGCTGGAGTGGCCCGAGGGTGCTGCTCCCGGCGTCGAACCCGCTTACCGCGACTTCGAAGGCCACCATCACCTCGTGGCGCTCAACCATGACGAGCCAGCTGTCGCCGATTTCGTTGTAGAGGTCATGGAGCACTGGCTGCGCCGGGGTGCGGACGGCTGGCGACTCGACGCCGCCTATGCTGTCCCGTCGTCGTTCTGGGCCCCGGTCACCGAGCGCGTCCGGTCATCCCATCCTGACGCGTACTTCGTGGGCGAGTACATCCACGGCGACTATGCAGCGGAGGTCCGGTCCGGCGGACTCGATTCCGCCACGCAATACGAGCTCTGGAAGGCTGTCTGGAGTTCGCTCAACGACGCGAACTTCTTCGAACTCGCAGCCGCGTTCGAACGACACAACGCACTCCTGGGCTCCTACGCACCGCTCACCTTCATCGGCAACCACGACGTCACCCGGATCGCGAGCAAGCTCACCGACGCAGCACTGGTGCCGCACGCCGTCGTCGTCCTGCTCACGGTTGGCGGAACGCCGTCCATCTACTACGGCGACGAGCAAGGCTACCGGGGCGTCAAGGAGGACAGGGCAGGGGGCGACGACGACGTGAGGCCGCTCTTCCCGTCCTCCCCCGACCAGCTCTCAGCCCTGGGAGGACCCATCTTCGCAGTGCACCAGGAGCTCATCGGGGTGCGGAGACGGAACCCATGGCTGCACCGTGCCACCACGGACGTCCTCCAGCTCTCCAACGAGGTGCTTGCATACCGCATCGCCGTTGACGCAGATGCGCTTGTGGTCGCACTGAACCTCTCGCACGACACCCAGCGGATCAGCGCCGCAGGAGCCACCGCCGTCGTCGCCGGACAGGCGACCGTCGATGTCGGTGCGGACGCCGTCCTCGTGCCGCCGCGGGGATGGGCCGTCCTGGGCTAA
- a CDS encoding alpha/beta fold hydrolase — translation MMLQREAEFISLILWGAGDGMLPRADQETLAARIPGSILKVYPEVAHLVLWECPEQVAEDTTAFLASLR, via the coding sequence ATGATGTTGCAGCGGGAAGCCGAGTTCATCTCCCTGATCCTGTGGGGCGCCGGGGACGGCATGCTGCCACGCGCCGATCAGGAAACCCTGGCCGCCCGGATCCCCGGTTCCATTCTGAAGGTCTACCCCGAGGTGGCGCACCTGGTGCTGTGGGAGTGTCCGGAGCAGGTGGCAGAAGATACGACGGCGTTCCTCGCCTCGCTCAGGTGA
- a CDS encoding excalibur calcium-binding domain-containing protein yields the protein MSRVASAHPDICRSCCHIACKWSDVRPSPEGKFQNSISVSPKKAAADQAAAQAAKPAPVAPAPAPAPAPAPAPAVKAPAAVSYANCAAVRAAGAAPIYAGTPGYGKHLDRDGDGIGCEK from the coding sequence ATGTCTAGGGTTGCGTCAGCGCATCCGGATATTTGCAGGAGCTGTTGTCACATTGCCTGTAAGTGGTCCGACGTGCGGCCTTCTCCGGAAGGCAAATTCCAGAACTCTATATCGGTTTCTCCCAAGAAGGCTGCGGCAGATCAGGCAGCCGCGCAGGCAGCGAAGCCAGCTCCAGTAGCCCCTGCACCGGCTCCTGCTCCGGCGCCCGCACCAGCGCCCGCAGTCAAGGCGCCGGCTGCCGTCTCTTACGCGAACTGCGCAGCTGTGCGAGCAGCAGGTGCGGCGCCAATCTATGCCGGTACACCGGGATATGGGAAGCATCTTGACCGGGACGGCGACGGCATCGGCTGCGAAAAGTAG
- a CDS encoding urea amidolyase associated protein UAAP1, which produces MTQTTETPATATTAGARAHAREQHGRTAHTMRHVPAVSAPASLTANLSGTAKEGLSWAESVAFGRYTALPLARGTRLRLTDTGGDACVHVLLYRSGALHERLNVADTVKVPWQAYPTAGHPLLSDSGRLMGTIVADTSARHDALTGTTTLAGNTSRYGAGTVHSSSPAGRELLTLAALKQGLGARDVAPSLSLFKGIRVDPDGSIQFTGAAGSGAAVEILLHMDAVVLLANTSHPLDPRPAFTGTAVDVLAWHAPEDLRLLAEGLLTGPLTPEHRQALNNTEHDLTARNAR; this is translated from the coding sequence ATGACGCAGACCACCGAAACACCAGCCACGGCCACCACCGCTGGAGCCCGCGCGCACGCCCGGGAGCAGCACGGCCGCACGGCCCACACCATGCGGCACGTCCCAGCCGTCTCCGCCCCGGCATCGCTGACAGCAAACCTGTCCGGGACCGCCAAGGAAGGCCTGAGCTGGGCCGAGTCCGTGGCCTTCGGACGCTACACGGCGCTGCCGCTGGCCCGCGGCACCCGCCTACGGCTTACCGACACCGGCGGCGATGCCTGCGTCCACGTCCTGCTCTACCGGAGCGGGGCACTGCATGAACGGCTTAATGTGGCGGACACCGTCAAGGTTCCGTGGCAGGCCTACCCCACCGCGGGACACCCGCTGCTGTCCGACTCCGGCCGGCTGATGGGCACGATCGTGGCCGACACCTCCGCTCGCCACGACGCCCTGACCGGTACCACCACGCTGGCGGGGAACACTTCCCGCTACGGCGCCGGGACGGTGCACAGCAGCTCGCCTGCCGGGCGGGAACTGCTGACCCTGGCCGCGCTGAAGCAGGGGCTGGGCGCACGGGACGTGGCGCCGTCGCTCTCGCTGTTCAAGGGCATCCGGGTTGACCCGGACGGCAGCATCCAGTTCACGGGGGCCGCCGGCTCCGGTGCCGCCGTCGAAATCCTGCTGCACATGGACGCCGTGGTGCTCCTGGCCAATACCTCCCACCCGCTGGATCCGCGGCCGGCCTTCACCGGAACCGCCGTGGACGTCCTCGCCTGGCACGCCCCGGAAGACCTCAGGCTGCTTGCGGAAGGGCTCCTGACCGGGCCGCTGACCCCCGAACACCGTCAGGCCCTGAATAACACCGAACATGACCTCACTGCAAGGAACGCCCGATGA
- a CDS encoding VOC family protein — MEMRLEVVQVPVTDVDRSKSFYTEKLGFVLDHDVEHIPGMRVVQLTPPGSAASIVIGTGMTSMTPGSLEGLQLVVSDIGGVRAELVRLGAEVSEIQDMGGVQFAYFADPDGNRWVIQGATPSAVRDAHL; from the coding sequence ATGGAGATGCGCCTTGAAGTTGTCCAGGTACCTGTGACCGATGTTGACAGGTCGAAGTCGTTCTATACGGAGAAGCTGGGCTTTGTCCTGGACCACGATGTGGAGCACATCCCGGGAATGCGAGTGGTGCAGCTGACGCCACCGGGTTCGGCCGCCTCGATAGTCATTGGTACTGGAATGACGAGCATGACGCCGGGCAGCCTCGAGGGCCTGCAGCTTGTGGTGTCCGACATTGGCGGGGTCCGGGCCGAGCTCGTCCGCCTGGGCGCCGAGGTCAGCGAAATACAGGACATGGGCGGAGTGCAGTTTGCGTACTTTGCTGACCCAGATGGCAACCGCTGGGTCATCCAGGGCGCAACACCATCGGCCGTCAGGGACGCACACCTCTGA
- a CDS encoding LPXTG cell wall anchor domain-containing protein, which produces MGLIIGLLVIWLVLSIVGFAVKGLIWLAIIGLILFVATGVWGWVKRKANA; this is translated from the coding sequence ATGGGACTAATAATTGGGCTTCTGGTCATCTGGCTTGTTCTGTCGATCGTGGGCTTTGCCGTGAAGGGCCTCATTTGGCTGGCAATCATCGGCCTCATCCTGTTCGTCGCGACGGGCGTGTGGGGCTGGGTCAAGCGGAAGGCCAACGCCTGA
- a CDS encoding metalloregulator ArsR/SmtB family transcription factor → MDAVFKALADPTRRDLLDELFRDDGQTLHALEARFEMTRYGVMKHLKLLEEAGLVVTRRRGREKLHFLNPVPIRLVHDRWVSKYAQPWAAALSDLKTRLENPMEKIFEIYIKTTPERLWEAITDSEIRGKYQFGNTVTSDWTPGGRFEMGNPKAGGLLGEGENIEVDPPRKLVQTMTALWGEDVKAEGTSRITWEIEPVGDSCHLTVTHDQLREGANDQLYGGWPMILSGLKTWLETGEKLTTPGSLMYT, encoded by the coding sequence GTGGACGCCGTATTCAAAGCCCTCGCTGACCCCACCCGCCGGGACCTGCTCGATGAGCTCTTCCGGGATGACGGGCAGACCCTGCACGCACTCGAGGCCCGTTTCGAGATGACCCGCTACGGGGTCATGAAGCACCTCAAACTGCTGGAGGAAGCAGGCCTGGTGGTCACCCGCCGTCGGGGCCGGGAGAAACTCCATTTCCTCAATCCGGTGCCCATTCGCCTGGTCCACGACCGCTGGGTCAGCAAATATGCACAACCATGGGCCGCTGCCCTCAGCGACCTCAAAACCAGATTGGAAAATCCCATGGAAAAGATCTTCGAAATCTACATCAAGACCACCCCGGAACGGCTTTGGGAAGCCATCACGGACAGCGAGATCCGCGGCAAGTACCAGTTCGGGAACACCGTCACGTCCGACTGGACTCCCGGGGGGCGCTTCGAGATGGGAAACCCGAAGGCCGGCGGCCTCCTGGGCGAAGGCGAAAACATCGAAGTCGACCCGCCGCGCAAGCTCGTCCAAACCATGACCGCACTCTGGGGCGAGGACGTCAAGGCCGAGGGCACCTCCCGCATCACCTGGGAGATCGAACCCGTAGGCGACTCCTGCCACCTCACCGTGACCCACGACCAACTCCGCGAAGGCGCCAACGACCAGCTCTACGGCGGCTGGCCCATGATCCTTTCCGGCCTCAAAACCTGGCTCGAAACCGGCGAAAAGCTCACCACCCCGGGCTCCCTCATGTACACCTGA
- a CDS encoding serine/threonine-protein kinase: MVAELRRSSRTEVLGGRYRLGEVIGRGGMSSVYCARDENLGRDVALKLFAPQAPDADELKRQQAEITLLATLNHPSLVTLFDVGVDARIPDEPRPFLTMELVEGQDLRSRIRHSGIPLDELAVIGAGIADALAYVHGLGVLHRDIKPGNILLVQTRPGEPLRAKVADFGIARIADATRLTATGAMVGTAAYLSPEQAVGSPLTPATDIYSLGLVLLECIKQTMEFPGSAVESAVARLHRAPSIPTDLPAEWADLIRAMTAIEPLERPAAADVETVLRQALVSPTSTPGELAPETTRVLPAMPFRTPSVTAQTRPAPGADQRGDPRGTRRRKSFRSGQKARLWVVAIPVVLALAGGAAALTAGQAPETTSGVVTYPAVSGPLGDHLLELQKSVEP, translated from the coding sequence ATGGTGGCGGAATTGCGCCGCTCCAGCAGGACTGAAGTGCTGGGCGGACGTTATCGGCTGGGCGAGGTGATCGGCCGCGGCGGCATGTCGTCCGTCTACTGCGCGCGGGACGAGAATCTGGGCCGGGACGTGGCGTTGAAGCTATTCGCACCCCAGGCCCCGGACGCAGACGAGTTGAAACGCCAGCAAGCTGAGATCACGCTGCTGGCAACGCTGAACCATCCCAGCCTCGTGACATTGTTCGATGTCGGCGTTGACGCACGCATCCCGGATGAGCCCCGCCCCTTCCTGACGATGGAACTGGTGGAGGGACAGGATCTGCGCAGCCGGATCAGGCACAGCGGGATCCCACTGGACGAGCTCGCCGTCATAGGCGCCGGCATCGCTGACGCACTCGCCTATGTCCACGGCCTTGGCGTCCTCCACCGCGATATCAAGCCGGGAAACATCCTCTTGGTGCAGACCCGGCCCGGGGAGCCACTGCGGGCCAAGGTGGCCGACTTCGGCATAGCACGAATCGCCGACGCAACCCGCCTGACCGCAACTGGAGCAATGGTAGGCACCGCGGCGTACCTCAGCCCCGAACAGGCCGTGGGCTCCCCCCTCACCCCTGCCACAGACATCTATTCCCTGGGGCTGGTCCTGCTCGAATGCATCAAACAGACGATGGAATTCCCCGGCAGCGCTGTGGAGTCCGCCGTGGCCAGGCTGCACCGCGCGCCCAGCATCCCCACGGATCTCCCCGCCGAGTGGGCCGACCTGATCCGCGCCATGACGGCAATCGAGCCGTTGGAACGCCCTGCAGCAGCGGACGTCGAGACGGTGCTGCGGCAGGCCCTTGTCTCGCCGACGTCCACTCCCGGTGAACTAGCACCGGAAACCACGCGTGTGCTGCCGGCCATGCCGTTCAGGACGCCGTCCGTCACAGCCCAGACAAGGCCCGCGCCGGGTGCCGATCAGCGCGGCGACCCTCGGGGAACGCGACGGCGGAAGTCGTTCCGTTCCGGACAGAAGGCGCGGCTCTGGGTAGTGGCCATCCCGGTTGTTCTCGCGCTGGCGGGCGGGGCCGCGGCACTGACAGCGGGCCAGGCGCCAGAGACCACATCCGGCGTCGTGACTTACCCTGCCGTGAGTGGCCCGCTGGGCGACCACCTCCTGGAACTGCAGAAGAGTGTGGAACCATGA
- a CDS encoding peptidoglycan-binding protein: MSTEQGLNPLSDEELMAQGGTALPDKEVASVLDLNADLDLGINAAAPIDLAVAANANVAAPIDAAASANILSFGSQAQALADQGVIIDQGITADATADSTQDSTIDQGADPAADGDGTADSSTPAGGTADGGLLPGDPASDVGALPVDPSAALDGNLLNVNVDLAAQADIAAPINGAVAANANVAAPIDAAVAANIGSIDSNAFAVAQQDAIISQHIDGEATASADQQSDLRQ, translated from the coding sequence ATGAGCACTGAACAGGGACTAAACCCGCTGAGCGACGAAGAACTGATGGCACAAGGCGGCACGGCGCTCCCCGACAAGGAAGTGGCCTCCGTCCTGGACCTGAATGCTGATTTGGACCTGGGCATCAACGCCGCGGCACCCATCGATCTCGCAGTCGCGGCCAATGCCAACGTCGCAGCCCCGATCGACGCGGCTGCCTCCGCCAACATCCTCTCCTTCGGATCCCAGGCCCAGGCCCTTGCTGACCAGGGAGTCATCATCGACCAGGGCATCACCGCGGATGCCACAGCCGACTCCACCCAGGACAGCACCATTGACCAGGGCGCCGACCCGGCCGCCGATGGGGACGGAACCGCGGACAGCAGCACCCCCGCAGGCGGCACCGCCGACGGCGGCCTCCTGCCCGGAGATCCCGCTTCAGATGTCGGCGCCCTGCCGGTGGATCCTTCCGCGGCCCTGGACGGAAACCTCCTGAACGTCAATGTGGACCTTGCCGCCCAGGCGGACATCGCGGCCCCGATCAACGGCGCCGTTGCTGCCAACGCCAACGTTGCCGCACCGATCGACGCGGCCGTTGCGGCGAACATCGGCTCCATCGACAGCAACGCTTTCGCCGTGGCCCAGCAGGACGCCATCATCAGCCAGCACATCGACGGCGAAGCCACCGCCTCCGCCGACCAGCAGTCCGATCTCCGGCAGTAG
- a CDS encoding amino acid permease yields the protein MTSTVLPSSAQTDDADLTSLGYEPSLHRKLGRYASFAAGFSFVSILTTIFQLFAFGYSFAGPAFFWTWPVVLLGQLLVALNFAELAARYPLSGAVYQWARRVGGETVGWFAGWFMALAQVVTAAAAAIAMQVVLPQLWDGFQLVGGDPALNTTTGAANAVVLGAVLLVVTTVINSLGVKLMAHVNSVGVTCEIVGVVAVILALITAAQRGPDVVMDTTVMAGSDLGAVGAFMVSGLMAAYVMVGFNSAGELSEETKSPRRTAPRTILSALIISGIGGALMIVTALMAAPSLDDGRLATEGLPYVLTAVLGTFWGKVLLVDVAVAIFVCTLAIQTAGSRLVFSMARDGKLPASALLSSVHPTRGTPMWPSIAIGALAVGVLAINVGNAALFTTLTSVCIVMVYVAYLLVTVPQLLNRLRGDWDQVGQTMPAGLFSLGRWGLPINILAVIYGAVMVVNLAWPRPEVYDPTGENGILLYSAPLMVGIVLVLGLWIRRSAARPASRTEA from the coding sequence ATGACATCTACTGTTCTTCCCTCATCCGCCCAGACCGATGATGCCGATCTCACGTCGCTTGGCTACGAGCCGTCCCTGCACCGCAAGCTGGGCCGGTATGCCTCCTTCGCGGCAGGCTTCTCCTTCGTTTCCATCTTGACCACCATCTTCCAACTCTTCGCGTTCGGGTACTCCTTTGCCGGTCCGGCGTTCTTCTGGACCTGGCCGGTGGTGCTGCTCGGCCAGCTGCTGGTGGCCCTGAACTTCGCGGAGCTCGCCGCACGCTACCCGCTCTCCGGGGCGGTCTACCAGTGGGCCCGGCGGGTGGGCGGCGAGACGGTGGGCTGGTTCGCCGGCTGGTTCATGGCCCTGGCGCAGGTGGTCACCGCCGCCGCAGCGGCCATCGCCATGCAGGTGGTACTGCCCCAGCTCTGGGACGGATTCCAACTGGTGGGCGGCGACCCCGCACTGAACACCACCACCGGCGCGGCGAACGCCGTCGTCCTCGGAGCCGTACTGCTGGTGGTCACCACCGTGATCAACTCCCTGGGCGTCAAGCTGATGGCCCACGTGAACTCGGTGGGCGTGACCTGCGAAATCGTCGGCGTCGTCGCCGTGATCCTGGCGCTTATCACCGCCGCCCAGCGCGGACCCGACGTCGTGATGGACACCACCGTCATGGCGGGATCCGACCTCGGCGCTGTGGGCGCGTTTATGGTCTCGGGCCTGATGGCCGCCTACGTCATGGTGGGCTTCAACTCCGCGGGCGAGCTCTCCGAGGAGACAAAGTCCCCCCGGCGCACAGCACCCCGCACCATCCTCTCGGCCCTCATCATCTCCGGCATCGGCGGGGCGCTGATGATCGTGACTGCGCTGATGGCCGCCCCCAGCCTCGACGACGGCCGGCTCGCCACCGAGGGCCTGCCCTACGTGCTGACCGCCGTCCTCGGCACCTTCTGGGGCAAAGTGCTCCTGGTGGACGTGGCCGTGGCCATCTTCGTCTGCACCCTCGCCATCCAGACGGCCGGATCGCGCCTGGTGTTCTCCATGGCGCGGGACGGCAAACTCCCCGCCTCCGCCCTGCTCTCCTCCGTCCACCCCACCCGCGGCACTCCGATGTGGCCCTCCATCGCCATCGGAGCCCTGGCCGTTGGTGTGCTCGCCATCAACGTCGGCAACGCCGCCCTCTTCACCACCCTCACCAGTGTCTGCATCGTCATGGTGTACGTCGCCTACCTCCTGGTCACCGTGCCGCAGCTCCTCAACCGGCTCCGCGGCGACTGGGATCAGGTGGGCCAGACCATGCCGGCCGGGCTGTTCTCACTGGGACGCTGGGGCCTGCCCATCAACATCCTCGCTGTGATCTACGGCGCCGTAATGGTGGTCAATCTCGCCTGGCCGCGGCCCGAGGTCTACGACCCCACCGGCGAAAACGGCATCCTCCTCTACTCCGCGCCGTTGATGGTTGGCATCGTGCTCGTCCTCGGACTCTGGATCCGGCGCTCAGCCGCCCGCCCGGCCAGCCGCACCGAAGCCTGA
- a CDS encoding biotin-dependent carboxyltransferase family protein, producing the protein MAFDIKTPGLATTVQDQGRTGHYNVGIPQSGSMDQYSAELGNALVGNTAKEAVLECTYMGPVLTTSQDAVIAVTGAPVEVKINGEPRAQWSRLQLNAGDELSFGVIRGGTRYYIAVQGGIDVPEVLGSRSTYSLGAIGGFHGRKLEAGDRIPVGRPLKGGALPDADKVPEEFRPVFEKEQAVRIVLGLYDHRLTDEGLGNLLNGEWKVTPVADRMGLRYSGPGVKWKERDQPFGAGSDPSNIVDAGYAVGSIQIPGGTQPIILHRDAVSGGGYAMVGTVISADMDLVARAAPGTSTRFIAVSQDEALGARTELAERKRNARASLGNC; encoded by the coding sequence ATGGCGTTTGATATCAAGACCCCCGGCCTCGCCACCACGGTCCAGGACCAGGGACGCACCGGCCACTACAACGTGGGCATCCCGCAGAGCGGGTCCATGGACCAGTACTCTGCCGAACTCGGCAATGCGCTCGTGGGAAACACCGCCAAGGAAGCCGTCCTCGAATGCACTTACATGGGCCCGGTCCTGACCACCAGCCAGGATGCCGTCATCGCCGTGACCGGCGCCCCGGTGGAGGTCAAGATCAACGGCGAACCGCGGGCCCAATGGTCCCGGCTGCAGCTGAACGCCGGCGATGAACTGAGCTTCGGTGTCATCCGGGGCGGCACGCGCTACTACATCGCGGTGCAGGGCGGCATCGATGTTCCCGAGGTCCTCGGCAGCAGGTCCACCTACAGCCTGGGCGCAATCGGCGGCTTCCACGGCCGCAAGCTGGAAGCAGGCGACCGAATTCCCGTAGGAAGGCCGCTGAAAGGCGGAGCCCTGCCTGATGCCGACAAGGTGCCGGAAGAATTCCGTCCCGTGTTCGAGAAGGAACAAGCTGTCAGGATTGTCCTCGGCCTATACGACCACCGCCTCACCGACGAAGGACTGGGCAACCTTCTGAACGGCGAGTGGAAGGTGACCCCAGTGGCTGACCGGATGGGGCTGAGGTACTCCGGCCCCGGCGTGAAGTGGAAAGAACGCGACCAACCTTTCGGGGCAGGTTCCGATCCGTCCAACATTGTGGATGCCGGCTACGCCGTCGGGTCCATCCAGATTCCCGGCGGTACGCAACCCATCATCCTGCACCGCGATGCAGTCTCCGGCGGCGGGTACGCCATGGTGGGCACGGTCATCAGTGCCGACATGGACCTGGTGGCCCGTGCCGCCCCCGGCACGTCCACCAGGTTCATCGCCGTCAGCCAGGACGAAGCACTCGGGGCGCGCACGGAACTTGCCGAACGCAAGAGGAACGCACGGGCATCCCTAGGAAACTGCTGA
- a CDS encoding TetR/AcrR family transcriptional regulator, which produces MTTTGPGRPRKQQPSRPGANAREEILDAAAELFTTQGYANTSTRAIAEAVGIRQSSLYHHFGTKDDILEVLLAATVASGLDFARIVCAANDGEPISAGARLHAVALFDGTQLCNARWNLGVLYNLPEARSERFSSFIRDRTELRALYQRLGAALPENGWTATGQNGDLAFRLVETLVNLRADGLSTPESPLQAADAGIVLSGLGTHLAAIRARSAALIADFKA; this is translated from the coding sequence GTGACAACCACCGGCCCGGGGCGCCCCCGCAAGCAGCAGCCGTCCCGTCCGGGGGCCAATGCCCGAGAGGAAATCCTCGACGCCGCCGCCGAGCTCTTCACCACGCAGGGTTATGCCAACACCTCAACACGCGCCATCGCAGAGGCCGTGGGGATCCGCCAGTCATCGCTCTACCACCACTTCGGCACCAAGGACGACATTCTTGAGGTGCTGCTGGCGGCCACGGTGGCCAGCGGCCTCGATTTTGCCCGTATCGTCTGTGCGGCGAATGATGGCGAGCCCATATCTGCTGGGGCCCGGCTGCACGCCGTCGCACTGTTCGACGGCACCCAGCTGTGTAACGCCCGGTGGAACCTCGGCGTGCTCTATAACTTGCCGGAGGCGCGCAGCGAAAGATTCAGCAGCTTCATTCGGGACAGAACGGAGCTCCGGGCACTGTATCAACGCCTCGGCGCGGCGCTCCCCGAGAACGGCTGGACCGCCACCGGCCAGAACGGAGATCTGGCCTTTCGACTTGTGGAGACCCTCGTCAACCTCCGCGCAGACGGACTATCCACACCGGAATCCCCCCTCCAGGCCGCCGACGCCGGCATTGTCCTCAGCGGCCTGGGCACCCACTTAGCCGCAATCCGGGCACGGAGCGCGGCGCTCATCGCGGATTTCAAAGCCTAG